A part of Campylobacter concisus genomic DNA contains:
- a CDS encoding uroporphyrinogen III synthase HEM4 — MKTRKFLVYCIIYIVVVAGLTYSLNSSDYTFELLGQTITLPIAIWVALPVAVLALLALLHIAYHGYAFYRYKKWIKKDSQLYKDLAKETLLGFESNKDFKTDTYKIASQLTRSISPVGELKDVGVDDGEINNILQTIKSIKNKEIVDLKKFRLAKDSKLNILNELNKIEQLPTYYLDVLKNQEQNESLKKAAFNKLIKTASFSEIKKIDPELASEDIMTIITRFVNDEIDLSSDEIFGLLNNAKVTKAQYDKVAIMLKNKLKPDAFIGIFEKLKSIHADADEAYVYALFELQMLDKVREAIEGSDPDEFKEIKVLLFLRDNGKMVPSSLFFK, encoded by the coding sequence ATGAAAACTAGAAAATTTCTCGTCTATTGCATAATCTACATAGTAGTTGTTGCAGGACTTACTTATTCTCTTAATAGTTCTGATTACACATTTGAGCTTTTAGGCCAAACTATAACTTTGCCAATTGCTATTTGGGTCGCTCTTCCAGTAGCTGTTTTAGCACTTCTTGCCCTACTTCATATCGCTTATCATGGATATGCTTTTTATAGATATAAAAAATGGATCAAAAAAGATAGCCAACTTTATAAAGACTTAGCCAAAGAGACGCTTCTTGGCTTTGAGAGCAACAAAGACTTTAAAACCGACACTTACAAGATCGCCTCACAGCTCACTCGCTCTATCTCACCAGTAGGCGAGCTTAAAGATGTTGGCGTTGATGACGGCGAGATAAACAACATCTTACAAACCATAAAAAGCATAAAAAACAAAGAGATCGTCGATCTAAAGAAATTTAGACTAGCAAAAGATAGCAAGCTAAACATCCTAAACGAGCTAAACAAGATCGAGCAGCTGCCTACTTACTATCTTGACGTGCTTAAAAACCAAGAGCAAAACGAGAGCCTTAAAAAGGCAGCCTTTAACAAACTCATAAAAACAGCTTCATTTAGTGAGATCAAAAAAATTGATCCAGAGCTAGCAAGCGAAGATATAATGACCATTATCACGCGTTTTGTAAATGATGAGATCGATCTAAGCAGCGATGAAATTTTTGGTCTTCTAAACAATGCAAAAGTGACAAAAGCACAATACGACAAAGTAGCCATAATGCTTAAAAACAAGCTAAAACCAGATGCGTTTATCGGTATCTTTGAAAAGCTAAAAAGCATCCATGCTGACGCTGATGAAGCCTACGTATATGCGTTATTTGAGCTTCAGATGCTTGATAAAGTAAGAGAGGCCATCGAGGGTAGCGACCCTGATGAGTTTAAAGAGATAAAGGTTTTACTATTTTTACGAGACAATGGCAAAATGGTGCCTAGCTCGCTTTTTTTTAAATGA
- a CDS encoding molecular chaperone DnaK suppressor DksA has product MTQTELNFFKKLLEERKLQIKKNIYDSSVEVNGLRDSGVSDEFDIASVNTDQLIEHSISTQQRAELSEIDEALEKIANKTYGICDMCEEEISIPRLKVKPHAKYCITCREIIEKTAKN; this is encoded by the coding sequence ATGACACAAACTGAGCTAAATTTTTTTAAAAAATTACTTGAAGAAAGAAAATTACAGATCAAAAAAAATATCTATGATTCATCTGTTGAAGTAAATGGCTTAAGAGATAGTGGTGTAAGCGATGAGTTTGATATAGCCTCAGTAAATACAGACCAGTTAATAGAGCATTCCATCTCGACGCAACAAAGAGCAGAGCTATCAGAGATAGATGAAGCGCTAGAGAAGATAGCAAATAAAACTTATGGAATTTGTGATATGTGTGAGGAGGAGATCAGTATACCGCGACTAAAGGTAAAACCACATGCAAAATACTGCATAACTTGCCGTGAAATAATCGAAAAAACAGCAAAAAACTAA
- a CDS encoding 23S rRNA (pseudouridine(1915)-N(3))-methyltransferase RlmH, whose amino-acid sequence MEISVFSIQKSSRDNFENEIQEYIKMSAKFAKINDKVFFNEKIAKAQSTGKSEALRAYDEIYEPNLKGFCVMLDENGLQLDSQEFAQILNSNSQINFFIGGAYGLSQNLKNKAQKIVSLSKMTMAHKVAKLVLFEQIFRALCINANHPYHK is encoded by the coding sequence TTGGAAATTTCAGTTTTTAGCATTCAAAAATCATCACGTGATAACTTTGAAAACGAGATACAAGAATATATAAAAATGAGTGCAAAATTTGCCAAGATAAACGATAAAGTCTTTTTCAATGAAAAAATAGCAAAAGCTCAAAGTACTGGAAAAAGCGAAGCATTAAGAGCCTATGATGAAATTTATGAGCCAAATTTAAAAGGCTTTTGCGTAATGCTTGATGAAAATGGCTTGCAACTTGATAGCCAAGAATTTGCACAAATTTTAAACTCAAATTCACAAATTAACTTTTTCATAGGTGGAGCTTATGGCCTTAGCCAAAATTTAAAGAATAAAGCACAAAAAATCGTAAGTTTGAGCAAGATGACGATGGCACATAAGGTTGCCAAGCTTGTACTTTTTGAGCAAATTTTTAGAGCACTTTGCATAAATGCAAACCACCCATATCACAAATAA
- a CDS encoding acetyl-CoA carboxylase carboxyl transferase subunit beta, with translation MNFSDIFSKIRKAQPRPEEAPTHWVKCDNCHSLMYYKEVEACFNVCPKCGYHMRLKATDRINLICDEDSFVEFDANLKPVDPLNFVDKKSYKKRITENKEKTGRTSSVICGEGKCDGQEIQLVVFDFGFMGGSLASVEGEKIVRAIKRAIEKRQALVIVSASGGARMQESTFSLMQMSKTSAALKLLDEAKLPYISILTDPTMGGVSASFAWLGDLIIAEPGALIGFAGQRVIKQTIGADLPEGFQRAEFLLEHGLIDAIVPRSEHKKYISDMVKFLTNNKTIPQKDKQDESENNFELKLKTKG, from the coding sequence ATGAATTTCTCAGACATTTTTTCAAAGATAAGAAAAGCTCAACCTCGTCCAGAAGAGGCACCTACGCACTGGGTAAAATGCGATAATTGTCACTCACTGATGTACTACAAAGAAGTTGAAGCTTGTTTTAATGTATGCCCAAAATGCGGCTATCATATGAGATTAAAAGCTACTGATCGTATAAATTTGATCTGCGATGAAGATAGCTTTGTAGAATTTGACGCAAATTTAAAACCGGTAGATCCATTAAATTTTGTTGATAAAAAATCATACAAAAAAAGAATCACAGAAAATAAAGAAAAAACAGGACGCACAAGCTCAGTGATATGTGGCGAAGGTAAATGCGACGGACAAGAGATTCAGCTGGTTGTTTTTGACTTTGGCTTCATGGGCGGCTCATTAGCTTCAGTTGAGGGCGAAAAGATCGTAAGAGCGATAAAACGTGCGATCGAAAAACGCCAAGCTTTAGTCATAGTGAGTGCTTCAGGCGGAGCTAGAATGCAAGAGAGTACATTCTCTTTGATGCAGATGTCAAAGACTTCAGCTGCCTTAAAACTACTTGATGAAGCGAAACTACCTTACATCTCAATACTTACTGATCCGACAATGGGTGGCGTTAGTGCCTCTTTTGCTTGGCTTGGAGATCTAATAATCGCTGAACCTGGCGCTTTAATAGGCTTTGCTGGTCAAAGAGTTATCAAACAAACCATTGGTGCTGACCTTCCAGAGGGATTTCAAAGAGCTGAGTTTTTATTAGAGCATGGCTTAATCGATGCTATTGTGCCAAGAAGCGAACATAAAAAATATATAAGCGATATGGTTAAATTTCTCACAAATAATAAGACAATACCTCAAAAAGATAAACAAGACGAGAGTGAAAACAACTTTGAACTAAAGCTAAAAACCAAAGGCTAA
- a CDS encoding prephenate dehydrogenase (catalyzes the formation of 4-hydroxyphenylpyruvate from prephenate), whose protein sequence is MKIGIIGLGLMGGSLGLALKDEKLISCVSGYDKDENHSKKALELGLVHEILSIDEMKKKCDIIFLAVPVEAIVSIVQNLTDISEDTTIIDFGSTKQKIIEAVPEKIRKNFIPAHPMAGTEYSGPEAAFKSLYTGATVIVCDFAESAEKHVKRSVELFSCLGMKIIFMSAKEHDHHVGLISHLPHAIAFSLASGILKEEDKRHIVALGGPTFKGMIRVAKSSPFMWSDIFKQNKNNVVEAISMFEKELNLCKDLIKDERWDELFAWMSDARAVREIL, encoded by the coding sequence ATGAAAATAGGTATCATCGGACTTGGTCTTATGGGTGGCTCGCTTGGGCTAGCATTAAAAGATGAAAAATTAATCTCTTGTGTTAGTGGATACGATAAAGACGAAAATCATAGCAAAAAGGCCTTAGAACTTGGCTTGGTGCATGAAATTTTAAGCATTGACGAGATGAAAAAGAAGTGTGACATCATCTTTTTGGCTGTGCCAGTTGAAGCTATCGTATCAATAGTGCAAAATTTAACCGATATCAGCGAAGATACAACTATTATTGATTTTGGCTCAACCAAACAAAAGATCATCGAGGCAGTACCAGAAAAAATTCGTAAAAATTTCATTCCAGCTCACCCAATGGCAGGTACCGAGTATTCTGGTCCAGAGGCTGCTTTCAAATCACTTTACACAGGGGCAACTGTTATTGTTTGTGACTTTGCAGAAAGCGCAGAAAAACATGTAAAAAGAAGCGTTGAGTTGTTTTCTTGCCTTGGTATGAAGATCATTTTCATGAGCGCAAAAGAGCATGATCATCACGTAGGTCTTATTTCACATTTGCCTCATGCAATTGCATTTTCGCTTGCTAGTGGAATTTTAAAAGAAGAGGATAAAAGGCACATCGTAGCACTTGGCGGACCTACATTTAAGGGTATGATACGTGTCGCAAAGAGTTCGCCTTTTATGTGGAGCGATATCTTTAAGCAAAATAAAAATAATGTTGTTGAAGCTATAAGTATGTTTGAAAAAGAGCTAAATTTGTGCAAAGATCTCATAAAAGATGAACGCTGGGATGAACTTTTTGCTTGGATGAGCGACGCTAGAGCCGTAAGAGAAATTTTGTAA